Below is a window of Tolypothrix bouteillei VB521301 DNA.
GCAAAATCACGACGGCTTGCTAAACTTGGTGCATACCTGCGTCCTCATTGGCGGGATGCAACTTTAGGGATTATCTCTTTATTGATCGTCAACGGGTTGGGCGTTTACATCCCTTTATTGATCCGTGACACCATAGAGAAGCTCTCTACAGACTTTAGTGCGAGCCAAATATCATATTTTGTTATAAGAATAGTATTGTTTACTTCAGCCATGTGGCTGATCCGTATGGCTTCTCGCATATGGATATTTGGTGTGGGACGTCAGGTTGAATTTGACCTGAAACAAAAGATTTTTGAGCACTTACTGAAATTAGAACCATCATATTTTGCCAGTCATACTGCAGGGGATCTGATTAGTCGGGCAACAAGCGATCTAGATAACATTCGTCGGTTATTGGGTTTTGCGGTTCTCAGTTTGGCAAATACCCTATTTGCTTACACGCTCACTTTACCAGTGATGATAGCAATTAGTGTGGATCTGACATTAGCATCATTGGCAATATATCCCTTGATGTTTTTGTTGGTTCATTTGTTTAGCAATCGCCTTCGGAACGAGCAACTTGCCGTACAAGAGAAACTTTCTAATATGAGCGAACTGATCCAAGAGGATATCAGCGGAATTGCGCTGATAAAAATCTACGCTCAAGAAGAAAATGAACGCCGAGCTTTTGCCGAGAGAAACGAAGAGTTATTGCAAGCTAACCTAAGCCTCGCAAAAAGCAGGAATACATTGTTTCCACTCATTGGCGGTCTGGCGACTATTAGTTCTTTAATTATTATTTGGCTGGGAGCAAACCGGATAGCAGCCGGAACTCTTGCTGTTGGTGATTTTGTTGCGCTGTTACTCTATGTTGAACGTCTCGTTTTTCCCACCGCATTGTTAGGCTTTACCATCACGACATACCAGAGGGGGGAAGTCAGTATCGATCGCATTGAAACAATTTTCACCGTTCAACCCAAAATTAAAGACACCTCAGACGCTATTCGTTTGCCAAAAGAGAAAGTTCAGGGACAACTAACAGCTAAAAATTTAAGTTTTACCTATCCTGGTTACTCCACACCCGCACTAAATGACGTTAACTTTAACATATCCCCTGGTGAATTGGTAGCAATTGTGGGTGCTATTGGTTCGGGCAAATCCACTTTAGCAAATGCTTTGCCAAGACTGTTAGATATTGAACCGGGGCAACTATTTTTAGATGGTGTAGATATTACTAAAATAGCCTTGAGCGATTTAAGAAGCGCTATTGCTTTTGTTCCCCAAGATAGTTTTCTTTTCAGTACCACTATTAAGAACAACGTTCGTTATGGAGATCCAATTATCGAACAAGTCGAGGTAGAAGCAGCAGCCAAACTCGCACAAATTCATCCAGAAATTATGAACTTTCCCCAACAGTATGAAACAATAGTTGGCGAACGCGGCATAACTTTATCTGGGGGACAGCGTCAAAGGACTGCTTTGTCTAGAGCCTTACTAGTTGATGCTCCTATCTTAGTGTTAGATGATGCCCTTTCTAGTGTTGATAACCAAACCGCTACAAAAATTTTAAATAATCTTTCTAGCGGCACGCAAAAGAAAACAGTCGTTTTTATCACCCATCAGTTGTCTGCGGCGGCGGCGGCTGACCGAATTTTTGTTATGGATAAAGGTAAGATTGTTCAGACAGGAACGCAAGTGCAACTTTTGCAGCAACCCGGTCTTTACAGACAATTATGGAGCCAGCATCAGGTTGAGGAATTGCTGCATTAGAGGCAGAGGTTTTAGTCTTTTTTACCCCACCCTAACCCTCCCCTTGGAAAGGGGAGGGAATTGGAAATCTGGTTTCTCCTTTCCAAAACATTAACGTGCAATTCTGCTAGTTTTATTTCTAGAGAAATAGGAAATTCAGTTTCTGTCAAGGCGTACTATCAAAGTACGAACTCAAAATATTCGCATTGATTTCTTTAACTTGATTTTGAGAGGACAATCGCTATGATATTTATCTAAATAAGAATCTTATGACATTGGAGATTGTATTTTTTCTAACGAAACCACACCATTGTCTTCAAAATCTATCTCTAGATGATATCCTTCCATCATCGCAGTTCCCAGTAAAGGTTTATAACCAGAAGCTAAAATTAGGACTACTTTTTCTACGTCATCCCAAACAATAGTCAATAAATGTATAGCTGATAAAGCTTCGCTACCGTCAGCTAACCTTATAGGTGTACTGGAATATAGAGGAAGATTCATTGCACTAACTGCTTGTGGTGGTAAGGTAAGATAGCCGTTGAATCCAGTATCAATGGCAAAATCCACAGAAAAATCCGGTTGTTGTGGGAAACGGAAAATCACTGGAACTATTGCCTTGTGGTCAATCAATCTTCCGTAAATCATTCAACTGTACGTTTCATAGGAGCATTGCCAAAACTAAATGCAACATCATAACCGATTCGCATAGTAAATAATCTGGCGTTTGGATTCTTCTGCTTTAAGCTTAATACTGATTCTACACCAGTTTTATCAATTCCATATTCGCCAGTTTCAGCATCAATAACAATCATTTTGCCAATATTATCGCGATGCTCGACCTGTTGCCGAATCCCATCTTCATAAAACTGTTTGGCTCTTTGGGCAACTTCCTCTACAGTCCAAAAAATAGCCTGCATAATTACACCTATTTTACCTATCATTTTCCATAGTCTCATTATAGATGCGTGCGCTCAAGTAGGGATTTTTGTAAATTCAGGCACAAATTCATCCAGAAATTATGAACTTTCCCCAACAGTACGAAACAGTAGTTGGTGAACGCGGATGGATGCAGATAAATTTATCTACCAGTATCATAAGAAATGCTCTAGTACAACACGGCGTAAATAAGGTAACCCTTAGTAACAGACAAAAAGCTTAAAATAAAAGCTTTTGTGCCTTCTGCCTTCATGTACTAGTCTTTACCGAAAGTGTTGATTCGGCAATCAGTACTGAATCATCCGTGCCAACAGAAACATTACAGTGGCTGCTAGCAAAGCACCGACAACAATACTTAAAATTGCAGCGTTAAAACTACCAGTTGCCGCCACAATTGAACCAGGAATAAGGGAACCGCCAACACCTCCAAAGAGAACGGAAAGACCATTGTACAGTCCCGTACCAGCACCCACTCGGTTGGGAGGTAACAGGCATTGAACAATTGCGTATTCTTGAGCACCATATGCACTTTGGAAGAAGACTGCGATCGCAAAGAACAGCACTAAGAAACCTAACGCATTAACACTTGATGCAATGTAAACCATAATACCAGCAACAAAAAAACCAATGCTTGCAAGCAGTATTCGGCGCTGAAGTTTATCTCCCAAGTATGCCATGACAACAATACCTGCGATTCCAGCTGCAAAAATGAATGTTAGTGGCCATCCCAATTGCTCGAAGTCAATACCTTTGGCACGGTTAAAGTAAGTTGGCAACCAGTTGAGTGTACCAAAGGCACAGAAGGCATTGAGGGTACCGCCCAAAACAACCAACCAAAATCGGCGATCGCGCAAATAACTTCCTCTTTGTCTTCTCATTCCTGCATTCTCAGCACTTCCCTGTCCGGTGCGAATATATACTAACTCCATATCGTTTACGCTATGGTTTTGATGCGGTTCATCCTGCACAAAAAACCAAACGAGTGGAATTGACACTAGCATCCCGACTGCACCTAATAACGCAAAGGTAGGACGCCAACCAATAGAGTAAATTGACGGAACGATAAGTAGGGGAGCAGATGCGGTAGCAAGGATAATTCCAAGACCCCAAATCGCATTTGCTCGCGATCTCTCCGTGTCTGGAAACCAATGGCTGGTAATTGCACTCAGCATTGGGATATGAACTCCCTCGCCAAACCCCAACAGCAAGCGCAGAACGATCAGTGCAGTGAGGGACTGTCCCAACGGCGCACACAAAATTGTGAATAAAGAAAATGCTGCTATGGCTGCAATTGTGCTGCGTTTGGGACTAAACCGTTCGGCTAGTGGGCTGAGGAGCATATTTGACAATCCATATGATAAAAAGAATGCCCCCAACAGCCATTCACCATTTGAACCAATTTCGCGATCGCTCCAACCAAAATCGCGAGCAATTTGTGGTAGTGCTAGCGAGAGATTGTTGCGATCTAAGTAGTTGACGAATACTGTGACAGCGAGAACTATTGAAATGCGCCACCGTATTTTCCCAACGGATGCTGTGGCTGTTGGCATAGCAACCTCTCTTGCTTAAGGGAACTGCAAAAAATCAATTATCTCATCTTGTGGGATGGGTTTCTGGAGAACTTTAATAGCTGGAGTTACTCGTTGATTTTTCTTAATTACATATTTGGTTTGCGTAAATTTTCCACGAACTATTCCTTCTTTTCCACATATTGCGAAAATTTAGGTAACAATTTATTAAAAAACATATATTTTTGTTTTAAAGATTACAAAACTAAACTTGCACGGGCACATTAAGAGTGCGTATTAACTTGCAAGATAAAAATGACAACAACATTATCTGGTTATCAACTTCTGGAAACCGTTCACTTCGGCAGTAAAACCGTTATTTATCGCGGACGGCGAGATACCGATAACGCATCCGTTATTGTCAAAACTCTTGTTGATGAACATCCATCTTTAGAAGACATTGCACGACTGCGCCACGAATATCAAATTCTCGAGCTGCTGCAAATTCCCGGCATTGTTAAACCCTACGAATTAAAGAATTATCAGCATAGCCTAGCTTTGGTGATGGAAAACGTTCCTGGTAGTTTGCTCAAAGAAGTCATTGCCAATCAAACAACTAACTTGATTACTTTCCTGAAAGTGGCAATTAATCTCGCACACACCTTAGGAGAACTGCACGGTCAACAAATTATTCACAAAGATATTAAGCCACACAATATTCTCATCAATCCTGAATCTGGGGAAGTCAAACTAATTGATTTCAGTATTTCCTCGCGCCTCGATAAAGAAAATCCTACCTTGAGCAATCCAAATTGCCTGGAAGGTACATTGGCCTATATGTCGCCCGAGCAAACAGGCAGAATGAATCGAGCTATTGACTATCGCACTGACTTTTACTCATTGGGGGTGACGTTGTATGAAATGCTGACAGGTACTTTACCATTTCAGACTACCGACCCAATGGAATTGGTACACTGCCACATTGCCAAAATGCCCGCTGTACCTTGTAAAGCAACAGTGTGCCGCGTTCTGGAAAATGTCCCTGAGGCAATTACGGCAATTATTTTAAAGTTGTTAGCGAAAACAGCAGAGGAGCGGTATCAAAGCGCTTGGGGACTGAAAGCCGATTTAGAGGAATGCTTGTTTCAACTACAAACGGTTGGCAAGATTACAAATTTTGTATTGGGAAGGCGGGATAAATCGGGGCAATTTTTGATTCCACAAAAGTTATACGGACGTGAAGCAGAAGTTGCCACCTTGATGGCTGCATTTGAGCGAGTGGCAGACGGTAGAAGCGAAATGATGCTTGTTTCTGGTTATTCAGGGATTGGTAAAACTAGCGTTATCAATGAAGTTCATAAACCGATTGTGGGCGCACGAGGTTATTTTATTGCAGGCAAGTTTGACCAGTTCAAGCGCAATATTCCCTATGCATCCTTAATTCAAGCATTTCGATCTTTGATCGGGCAATTACTTACCGAAAGTGAAGTCCAAATCCAAGCATGGAAAGAGAAACTATTAACTGCTTTGGGAGAAAACGGACAAATAATTATCGATGTAATTCCCGAAGTCGAACTAATTATTGGGACTCAGCCGCCTGTAGCACAGTTGGATGCGGCAGAATCGCAAAATAGGTTCAATCGTGTCTTTAGGCAATTTATCGGCGTATTCACCAGCCAAGACCATCCTTTGGTTGTCTTTCTTGATGATTTGCAGTGGGCAGATTCAGCATCATTGAATTTAATTGAGCTATTGATGACCGATCGCGATCGCCAATACTTATTATTAACTGGAGCATACCGCGATAACGAAGTTTCGCCCACCCATCCACTGATAATGAGTTTGAACAAGATTCAAACAGCGGGTGCTGTGGTGAATAACATTGTCTTATCACCGTTACAGTTAACCGATGTAGAAGCGTTAATTAGCGACACTTTGAATAACACAGAACATACTCAGTCACTAGCAGGATTGCTATTTCACAAAACTGGAGGAAACCCGTTTTTCTTAACACAACTGCTGAAAACTCTACATCAAGAAGACTTGTTAACGTACAACTTCCATTCAGGTTTGTGGCAGTGGAATATCCAACACATTCAAGCAATTGGGATTACTGACCTGAATGTGGTTGAACTGACAGCCAGAAACATTCGCAAACTTTCAATAGAAACGCAAAAAGTATTAAAACTTGCTGCTTGTATTGGCAGCACATTTAACCTAGATGTCTTGGCAATTGTTAACGAATCATCACCGCTAACTACTGCGGCGCAACTGTGGTCTGCTCTGCAAGCTGGATTAATTTTACCATTAACTCAAGACTATAAAATTCCTCTAGTGTTTGGTCAAGAAGAATCAGGCAAGATTAGCTTAACGGATGTCAAAGTTGATTACAAGTTCTTACATGACCGAGTACAGCAAGCTGCATATTCTTTGATTCCTGATGCAGAGAAAAAAGTAACACACCTAAAAATCGGTCAATTATTATTAAATAACACTTCACTAGAAGCACGACAAGAAAATATTTTTGCTCTCGTAAATCAACTTAATTACGGAAATGATTTACTAACAAATGAAAAAGAAAAACATGAAATTGCAGAACTGAATTTGATGGCAGGAGAAAGAGCAAAAGCAGCTACGGCACATGATTCTGCCATTAAATATTTGCAAGCAGGTATAAGACTATTAGCATCTGATAGTTGGGAAAGTCACTATCAACTGACATTAGCATTGTATCAAGAAGCAGCAGAAGTGGCATTTTTAAGCGGTAATTTTGACGAAATGCAGAAATTTGCTACGACGGTGCAACAACAAGCTAAAAACCTGTTAGACACAGTGAAAGTATGTGAAGTCCAGATTCAAGCTTATATTGGGCAAAATAAAATTCAACAAGCAATTAATACGGGGCTACAAGTTTTAAATATGTTGGGGATAGAGTTTCCCGAAAAGGTGGAACCTTCCGATATTGGGGAGGGGCTAGAGGAAACTGCATTACTTTTAAGTGGAAAGGAACCTTCTGACTTAATTAACCTACCTCAAATGACCGAGCCCAAGAAACTTGCAGCTTTGAGGATGTTAACACGTCTATTTAGTGCGGCTTACTTGGGTACTCCAGAGTTGGTTCCTCTAGTGGTCTGCAAACAAGTTAATCTATTGGTTCAATATGGTAATGCTTCTGTATCTCCCTATGCATACTCCCTTTATGGCTTTCTGCTGTGTGGGGTTGTGGGAGATATTGAGCGTGGGTATCAGTTTGGTCAATTAGCTTTGGATTTATGCTCAAAATTGAATGCTAAAGCAGTTTACACAAGAACTTACCAAACGGTAAATCTATTCATTCGCCATTGGCAAGAACATATCAGCAATACTTTAACAACTTTTCAATCAGTTTACTCTAACGGAGTAGAAACGGGAGATTTAGAATGGGCTGCCTATGCTGCATTTCAGTACTGCTTCCAATCATATTTGGTTGGCAAGCAACTTACTGTTGTTGAACGAGACATGGCAAGTTACTGGAATGCTATTGATAAAATCAAGCAAGAAACTGCACTTAATTATCACGAAATCCATTGGCAAGCAGTTTTAAACATCATGGGAAAGTCTGAAAATCCTTGCGTGATGAGCGGTGAAGCCTACGATGAGCAGAAAATGTTACCCATTCATCAGCAAACCAATGACCAAGTAGCTATTCAATTTTTATATTTTCATAAACTTCAGCTTTGTTATTGGTTTGAAAATTACTCTCAAGCGCTGGGACATATTACTCATATCGAAAATTCTTTGGGTGCAGCGGCTGGACAAATAATTTTTGCACTCTTCTATTTCTATGATTCTCTGGTGCGGTTAGCAGTGTATGCTAATATTCCAAAATCGGAGCAACAGGACATTATCGCTCGCGTCCAGGCAAATCAAGAAAAAATACAAAAGTGGGCGCATCATGCCCCAATGAATCATTTACATAAATTCTATTTAGTAGAAGCAGAACGATATCGGGTTTTAGATGAAAAATTAGCAGCAATTGAGATGTACGATAAAGCGATCGCACTTGCTCGAGAAAACGAGTACATCAACGAAGAAGCATTAGCCTGCGAACTAGCAGCTAAATTCTATCTTTCATGGGATAAACAAAGTATTGCCAAAACATACATGACAGATGCTTACTACTGCTATATGCGTTGGGGTGCTGTTGCTAAAGTCAAAGATTTAGAAGCGAAATATCCGTATCTAATTACGCGATCGCAAAACATACAAAACTCAGCAACAAAACATTTAGAACTGGCTCAAACGAGTTCCACAACTACCGGAGACTCTCATCTGCTTGACTTTATGACAGTGATGAAAGCTTCACAAGTGCTGTCAGAAGAAATGATGCTAACTCGCTTGCTAGAAAAATTGCTGAAAAATGTCATCGAAAATGCTGGTGCTGTCCGAGGTTACTTTATTGCTAAGCATGAAAATCAGTGGATGCTAGAAGCAATAGGAATGGTTGAAAGTAAGGACGTTAGTGTTGTCATTAGCTCACAGTTAGAAACAGATTCACCTTTACTACCAATTGCTTTATTCAACTATGTTGAGAGAACTAAAGAAAACCTAGTTTTAGATGAGGCTGTCAAAGACTTGCGTTTTGCAAATGATGCTTATATCATCACACATCAATCTAAATCGATTTTATGTTTGCCACTCATTCATTCTGGCAAGTTTACTGGTATTGTTTACTTGGAAAATAACCTGATTTCTGGTGCTTTTACTCCAGAACGGGTGAAGGTACTGAGTTTATTAACTGCACAAATTTCAATCGCAATTGATAACGCTCGTCTCTATACCAATTTGCAAACTTACTTACAAGAACTCGAAGTTAAAAACGCAGCTTTGCAAGCATCCGAAATGCGAGAGCGAGAAAAAGCTTCTCAACTTCAACAATATCTCGACAAACTCCAAAAAGCACAGGCTCAACTCGTGCAAACAGAGAAAATGTCTAGCTTAGGACAATTAGTTGCTGGCGTTGCTCATGAAATTAACAATCCAGTCAATTTTATATATGGCAACCTCAACCATGCTAACGAATACACCCGAGAGTTACTAGGACTACTGGCGCTCTATCAAACACATTACCCATCTCCTCATCCAGAAATTCAGGAAGAATCAGAAGCAATTGATTTGGAATTTCTGATGGAAGATTTGCCCAAACTACTATCTTCCATGCGAATAGGCGCAGATCGAATTCGTAAAATTGTCGCTTCTCTACGAACCTTCTCGCGCATGGATGAATCTGAAAGAAAAGCAGTGAATATTCATGACGGCATTGACAGTACTTTGATGATCCTGCAACATCGTTTGAAAGCGAAATCAGAGCATCCAGCTATTGAGATTATCAAAGATTATGGCAACCTGCCCCTAGTGGAATGCTATGCAGGAGAATTAAATCAGGTATTTATGAATGTTTTGAGTAATGCTATTGATGCGTTGGAAGATTCATTAGTGAATAATTCAGAAAAAATAACCACTCCAACAATTACTATTCATACTCAACAAGTTAATGCTCATCAAGTGGAAATCCGCATTTCGGACAACGGTATCGGGATGTCAGAGGCTGTTAGACAACGCCTATTCGATCCTTTCTTCACTACAAAACCTGTAGGTAAAGGCACTGGTATGGGCTTGTCGATTAGCTATCAAATTGTCACTGAAAAACACCGTGGTTTACTCTTTTGCAAGTCTGAACTAGGTCAGGGTACAGAATTTACTATCTGTATTCCAATTTCGCAGGAAACCAATAACAACATTCTCTAGAGAGACGGTACATTAATCTCAAAAACTCAATTTTTTCGTAGAGACGCGCCAGCACGCGTTTCTACATTAACGAAATATTTTTTGCTCCCCTTTTGACTGCTGGGCTGGCGTTCTAGTTACCGATCGCTCGCTTAGAGCGCTTAGACAAAAGTAGTAAAGCGATCGCAACAATCCCTATCATCAATCCGCTAGAAGATTCGTTGGTACTGACTTTAAACGGATTATTGGGTTTGCTCAAATCTTCTTTACCATTTTCAATTTTGCGGTTGAAGCGATCGCTTTCTGCTTCTGCTTGTTTCAATAATCTTCTTTGTTCGTCGTTAACCAGTACGAGCATTGAGGAATAGGGAGTGACTAACTCGTACTTTTTAGCTATGGCGTGAATTGCATCCAAAGTCTCCAACTGCTCTAAATTAATTTCCTTGCTCAGCCCCAAGATTAATTGTCGCACTGCCAGTTGCTGGAAATTATCTTCTTTTTGAGATGTAATCTTGCTCTCTTTGGTGTCTGATTCATTTTTATACCAAGCATAACCATCGACTACACTAACAGTAGAAGCTCCCAACACTGCTTTCGTTGCAACTCTTTGCAAAACTTCTGAAACTTGCTGAGATACTCCACCACCACTATCCTGTATTGCCTTTAACGTAGCATCATCATAAGCTGCGGGTAGTGAACCTAAATGTATCATCCATAAAGGTGCAAGTGTTGCTTTGATTTCACTCCCAGGGTTTTGCTTGGCAACTTTATCTTTTGACAACTCATAACTGCCCTCATCAGTTAATAGTAAAACACCATCATAAGCTGTATCACCACGCAACTGGTTAAACTGCTGTAGCATTTCTTGTGGTTGAATTGTGCCATAAAAAGTCATTTTTTCAGCTAAAAATTGCCCGATGTCATCTAATCGTTTAGGAACAGCACCTTTAGAAGCAGTGATGTATAAGTCAGCGTCATTATTTGCCAAGTCTTTATCTGCAAAGCCATGTTTTTGCAGCCACGTGAAAACTTGTGACAGTTCTTTCACGTGGGAATTCATACTGAAAGAACTATCTAGAACTAAGGCAAATCGTTTTGCTTGAGGTAAGGAATAATCCTTGTTTAAGAGCGGCTTGACTAAAATGCTGTGACCTTCAGGAAAGTTAACTTGATGCAACGTTGGCAGAAATTTTCCAGTTGCTGGCAAAAATGGTTCTAACCAAGGCTCGTCTTTGAGTGCTACCTCTTTACCGTTACGGATGCGCTTGGTTTCATGAGTCCAAAAGATGTTGCGTTTTTCCCCTAGAACGGGTAAAGCCCAACCGCTTTCTTGTCGCATCACTTTATAAGTGAGCCATAAATGCATTTCAGTTGGTCTTTGTTGGGGTACGCTTTGCAAGACTGGTGCTTGTGGAGGAATGGGAAATGCTCGCAAGCGATATTGACGCGGTCCGACTTGTTCGAGTAACGCCGGGTCTACTGGGCGTTCTCGTCTTACTTGTGAATTGTAAACTTTCTGAGCAGCACCGCGAGGCGCGATAACAAAGGGGAAACGTTTTTGCAAATCACCTGTATCGCCCAACCACAATCCTGTAATGACGGCGCTTTCTGGTAAGGAAAAGGAGTAGAAAATTTCTTGAACTTCAGGTGTCTGGTTTTTGTAGACTTCATAAAGTTCTAAATCCGCCCAATCACCATGTTCTGTGACTTTGATTTGTTGCGATCGCAGCCACACTTTTTTCTCATTAATATTGAGTAGCCCTGCTTTGACTTCTTGTCGGTTAAACGTGGATTGCACTGCGTGACTGACTAATTGTCGTTCTGCTTTTTGAAGTGG
It encodes the following:
- a CDS encoding ABC transporter ATP-binding protein; the protein is MAKSRRLAKLGAYLRPHWRDATLGIISLLIVNGLGVYIPLLIRDTIEKLSTDFSASQISYFVIRIVLFTSAMWLIRMASRIWIFGVGRQVEFDLKQKIFEHLLKLEPSYFASHTAGDLISRATSDLDNIRRLLGFAVLSLANTLFAYTLTLPVMIAISVDLTLASLAIYPLMFLLVHLFSNRLRNEQLAVQEKLSNMSELIQEDISGIALIKIYAQEENERRAFAERNEELLQANLSLAKSRNTLFPLIGGLATISSLIIIWLGANRIAAGTLAVGDFVALLLYVERLVFPTALLGFTITTYQRGEVSIDRIETIFTVQPKIKDTSDAIRLPKEKVQGQLTAKNLSFTYPGYSTPALNDVNFNISPGELVAIVGAIGSGKSTLANALPRLLDIEPGQLFLDGVDITKIALSDLRSAIAFVPQDSFLFSTTIKNNVRYGDPIIEQVEVEAAAKLAQIHPEIMNFPQQYETIVGERGITLSGGQRQRTALSRALLVDAPILVLDDALSSVDNQTATKILNNLSSGTQKKTVVFITHQLSAAAAADRIFVMDKGKIVQTGTQVQLLQQPGLYRQLWSQHQVEELLH
- a CDS encoding clan AA aspartic protease; protein product: MIYGRLIDHKAIVPVIFRFPQQPDFSVDFAIDTGFNGYLTLPPQAVSAMNLPLYSSTPIRLADGSEALSAIHLLTIVWDDVEKVVLILASGYKPLLGTAMMEGYHLEIDFEDNGVVSLEKIQSPMS
- a CDS encoding MFS transporter, producing the protein MPTATASVGKIRWRISIVLAVTVFVNYLDRNNLSLALPQIARDFGWSDREIGSNGEWLLGAFFLSYGLSNMLLSPLAERFSPKRSTIAAIAAFSLFTILCAPLGQSLTALIVLRLLLGFGEGVHIPMLSAITSHWFPDTERSRANAIWGLGIILATASAPLLIVPSIYSIGWRPTFALLGAVGMLVSIPLVWFFVQDEPHQNHSVNDMELVYIRTGQGSAENAGMRRQRGSYLRDRRFWLVVLGGTLNAFCAFGTLNWLPTYFNRAKGIDFEQLGWPLTFIFAAGIAGIVVMAYLGDKLQRRILLASIGFFVAGIMVYIASSVNALGFLVLFFAIAVFFQSAYGAQEYAIVQCLLPPNRVGAGTGLYNGLSVLFGGVGGSLIPGSIVAATGSFNAAILSIVVGALLAATVMFLLARMIQY
- a CDS encoding trifunctional serine/threonine-protein kinase/ATP-binding protein/sensor histidine kinase, with the protein product MTTTLSGYQLLETVHFGSKTVIYRGRRDTDNASVIVKTLVDEHPSLEDIARLRHEYQILELLQIPGIVKPYELKNYQHSLALVMENVPGSLLKEVIANQTTNLITFLKVAINLAHTLGELHGQQIIHKDIKPHNILINPESGEVKLIDFSISSRLDKENPTLSNPNCLEGTLAYMSPEQTGRMNRAIDYRTDFYSLGVTLYEMLTGTLPFQTTDPMELVHCHIAKMPAVPCKATVCRVLENVPEAITAIILKLLAKTAEERYQSAWGLKADLEECLFQLQTVGKITNFVLGRRDKSGQFLIPQKLYGREAEVATLMAAFERVADGRSEMMLVSGYSGIGKTSVINEVHKPIVGARGYFIAGKFDQFKRNIPYASLIQAFRSLIGQLLTESEVQIQAWKEKLLTALGENGQIIIDVIPEVELIIGTQPPVAQLDAAESQNRFNRVFRQFIGVFTSQDHPLVVFLDDLQWADSASLNLIELLMTDRDRQYLLLTGAYRDNEVSPTHPLIMSLNKIQTAGAVVNNIVLSPLQLTDVEALISDTLNNTEHTQSLAGLLFHKTGGNPFFLTQLLKTLHQEDLLTYNFHSGLWQWNIQHIQAIGITDLNVVELTARNIRKLSIETQKVLKLAACIGSTFNLDVLAIVNESSPLTTAAQLWSALQAGLILPLTQDYKIPLVFGQEESGKISLTDVKVDYKFLHDRVQQAAYSLIPDAEKKVTHLKIGQLLLNNTSLEARQENIFALVNQLNYGNDLLTNEKEKHEIAELNLMAGERAKAATAHDSAIKYLQAGIRLLASDSWESHYQLTLALYQEAAEVAFLSGNFDEMQKFATTVQQQAKNLLDTVKVCEVQIQAYIGQNKIQQAINTGLQVLNMLGIEFPEKVEPSDIGEGLEETALLLSGKEPSDLINLPQMTEPKKLAALRMLTRLFSAAYLGTPELVPLVVCKQVNLLVQYGNASVSPYAYSLYGFLLCGVVGDIERGYQFGQLALDLCSKLNAKAVYTRTYQTVNLFIRHWQEHISNTLTTFQSVYSNGVETGDLEWAAYAAFQYCFQSYLVGKQLTVVERDMASYWNAIDKIKQETALNYHEIHWQAVLNIMGKSENPCVMSGEAYDEQKMLPIHQQTNDQVAIQFLYFHKLQLCYWFENYSQALGHITHIENSLGAAAGQIIFALFYFYDSLVRLAVYANIPKSEQQDIIARVQANQEKIQKWAHHAPMNHLHKFYLVEAERYRVLDEKLAAIEMYDKAIALARENEYINEEALACELAAKFYLSWDKQSIAKTYMTDAYYCYMRWGAVAKVKDLEAKYPYLITRSQNIQNSATKHLELAQTSSTTTGDSHLLDFMTVMKASQVLSEEMMLTRLLEKLLKNVIENAGAVRGYFIAKHENQWMLEAIGMVESKDVSVVISSQLETDSPLLPIALFNYVERTKENLVLDEAVKDLRFANDAYIITHQSKSILCLPLIHSGKFTGIVYLENNLISGAFTPERVKVLSLLTAQISIAIDNARLYTNLQTYLQELEVKNAALQASEMREREKASQLQQYLDKLQKAQAQLVQTEKMSSLGQLVAGVAHEINNPVNFIYGNLNHANEYTRELLGLLALYQTHYPSPHPEIQEESEAIDLEFLMEDLPKLLSSMRIGADRIRKIVASLRTFSRMDESERKAVNIHDGIDSTLMILQHRLKAKSEHPAIEIIKDYGNLPLVECYAGELNQVFMNVLSNAIDALEDSLVNNSEKITTPTITIHTQQVNAHQVEIRISDNGIGMSEAVRQRLFDPFFTTKPVGKGTGMGLSISYQIVTEKHRGLLFCKSELGQGTEFTICIPISQETNNNIL
- a CDS encoding TIGR02921 family PEP-CTERM protein; translation: MRWFWNGLIQTIFWVWNVTFLLTVCMGILPVVGVPLVLATVAGEIPSEFFLTLVGLVAVPTVCTFLGAFHFRRQPIKLLRLFYGVEAPLFLLCLLRLFLIRELTPASTQILATIGICIVAFFLEMLFGYASTRKSGLQWLQMLAHSLMLLFGIYASAVLLFYALPLGAFLVQEFFKFDWARGLWQILVSGWWVQGVWYFLLFLILWILSTALFVVMPLALAALYINSGRRILQAFASQKGKKSTFTGASAVAIAWMTAFIILQQQPQVQAFSLLAHPASNDSTRQALLAKSNTIREGLVNAYLSSYRYLSTKEENNHISEMYRSVFGLSQTVANTVQESYNSFMSPFLYNGSDKDAEKAEKLYAEFFDTPLQKAERQLVSHAVQSTFNRQEVKAGLLNINEKKVWLRSQQIKVTEHGDWADLELYEVYKNQTPEVQEIFYSFSLPESAVITGLWLGDTGDLQKRFPFVIAPRGAAQKVYNSQVRRERPVDPALLEQVGPRQYRLRAFPIPPQAPVLQSVPQQRPTEMHLWLTYKVMRQESGWALPVLGEKRNIFWTHETKRIRNGKEVALKDEPWLEPFLPATGKFLPTLHQVNFPEGHSILVKPLLNKDYSLPQAKRFALVLDSSFSMNSHVKELSQVFTWLQKHGFADKDLANNDADLYITASKGAVPKRLDDIGQFLAEKMTFYGTIQPQEMLQQFNQLRGDTAYDGVLLLTDEGSYELSKDKVAKQNPGSEIKATLAPLWMIHLGSLPAAYDDATLKAIQDSGGGVSQQVSEVLQRVATKAVLGASTVSVVDGYAWYKNESDTKESKITSQKEDNFQQLAVRQLILGLSKEINLEQLETLDAIHAIAKKYELVTPYSSMLVLVNDEQRRLLKQAEAESDRFNRKIENGKEDLSKPNNPFKVSTNESSSGLMIGIVAIALLLLSKRSKRAIGN